One window of the Klebsiella sp. WP3-W18-ESBL-02 genome contains the following:
- the menB gene encoding 1,4-dihydroxy-2-naphthoyl-CoA synthase, producing MIYPDEAMLYAPAEWHDCSEGFTDIRYQKSADGIAKITINRPQVRNAFRPLTVKEMIQALADARYDDNIGVIILTGEGDKAFCAGGDQKVRGDYGGYQDDSGVHHLNVLDFQRQIRTCPKPVVAMVAGYSIGGGHVLHMMCDLTIAADNAIFGQTGPKVGSFDGGWGASYMARIVGQKKAREIWFLCRQYDAKAALDMGLVNTVVPLADLEKETVRWCREMLQNSPMALRCLKAALNADCDGQAGLQELAGNATMLFYMTEEGQEGRNAFNQKRQPDFSKFKRNP from the coding sequence ATGATTTATCCTGATGAAGCTATGCTGTACGCCCCGGCCGAATGGCACGACTGTTCCGAAGGTTTTACCGACATTCGCTATCAAAAATCCGCTGACGGCATTGCCAAAATCACCATTAACCGCCCGCAGGTACGCAACGCGTTTCGCCCGCTGACGGTGAAAGAGATGATCCAGGCGCTGGCCGATGCGCGCTATGACGACAATATTGGCGTGATTATCTTAACCGGCGAAGGCGATAAAGCTTTCTGTGCCGGCGGTGACCAGAAGGTGCGCGGCGACTACGGCGGCTACCAGGACGACAGCGGCGTACATCACCTGAACGTGCTCGACTTCCAGCGCCAGATCCGCACCTGCCCGAAACCGGTTGTGGCGATGGTGGCGGGTTACTCCATCGGCGGCGGCCATGTGCTGCACATGATGTGCGACCTGACCATTGCGGCCGATAACGCCATCTTCGGCCAGACCGGCCCGAAAGTCGGTTCCTTTGACGGCGGCTGGGGCGCTTCTTACATGGCGCGTATCGTGGGTCAGAAAAAAGCGCGTGAAATCTGGTTCCTGTGCCGCCAGTACGACGCCAAAGCGGCGCTGGATATGGGCCTGGTGAACACCGTGGTACCGCTGGCGGATCTGGAAAAAGAAACCGTTCGCTGGTGTCGCGAAATGCTGCAAAACAGCCCGATGGCGCTGCGCTGCCTGAAAGCCGCGTTGAATGCCGACTGTGACGGTCAGGCGGGTCTGCAGGAGCTGGCGGGCAACGCCACTATGCTGTTCTATATGACCGAAGAAGGTCAGGAAGGTCGTAACGCCTTCAACCAGAAACGCCAGCCTGACTTCAGCAAATTTAAACGGAACCCGTAA
- the menF gene encoding isochorismate synthase MenF codes for MLSILAALQSLSARLADDFPALPGTRILEVAFPLNDAFDPLAWLNGQAVWPQFYWQQRSGKEEIAALGAVRVFSSLTQANDFLAMQARDDVRVCGINAFTPTEGSLFLPRLEWRREAGRAVLRLNVCSDVSLAQDAALARACLALLTDHHASAALTLRQESETHRPGKEGWCRLISQATEAIRHGEFTKVVLARATDLTFTHAPDAGALMAASRRVNFSCYHFFMAFDARRAFLGSSPERLFRRRGVDLLTEALAGTVAAHDDPTVAQRLGDWLMRDDKNQRENGLVVDDICQRLQDVTQALDVLPAEIVRLRKVQHLRRRIQATLTRPDDALCLLQLQPTAAVAGLPRAAALAFIERFEPFTREAYAGSAGYLSRQQSEFCVTLRSAKVEDRTVRLYAGAGIVDGSDPEQEWQEIENKAAGLRSLLFSE; via the coding sequence GTGCTGTCAATCTTAGCGGCGCTACAAAGCCTGTCAGCGCGTCTGGCAGACGATTTTCCCGCGTTGCCCGGCACGCGAATCCTTGAAGTCGCTTTCCCCCTGAACGATGCCTTCGATCCGCTCGCCTGGCTCAATGGTCAGGCGGTCTGGCCGCAGTTTTACTGGCAGCAGCGCAGCGGCAAAGAAGAGATCGCCGCGCTGGGCGCGGTACGCGTCTTCTCCTCGCTGACTCAGGCCAATGATTTTCTGGCGATGCAGGCGCGTGACGATGTGCGCGTTTGCGGCATTAACGCCTTCACGCCGACCGAGGGCTCGCTGTTTTTACCCCGCCTGGAGTGGCGGCGCGAAGCGGGACGGGCGGTGCTGCGACTGAATGTGTGCAGCGACGTCTCGCTGGCGCAGGATGCGGCGCTGGCGCGGGCGTGCCTGGCATTGCTCACGGACCACCACGCGAGCGCGGCCTTAACCCTGCGTCAGGAGAGCGAAACCCATCGCCCGGGTAAAGAGGGCTGGTGCCGGCTGATTTCGCAGGCGACCGAGGCGATTCGTCACGGCGAGTTTACCAAAGTGGTACTGGCCCGGGCCACGGATCTCACCTTCACCCATGCGCCGGACGCGGGGGCGCTGATGGCGGCAAGTCGCCGGGTCAATTTCTCTTGCTATCATTTCTTTATGGCGTTTGATGCGCGGCGGGCGTTTCTCGGCTCGTCGCCGGAGCGCCTGTTCCGTCGGCGCGGCGTTGATCTGCTGACCGAGGCGCTGGCCGGTACCGTGGCGGCGCACGACGACCCGACGGTGGCGCAGCGGCTCGGCGACTGGCTAATGCGCGACGATAAAAATCAGCGCGAAAACGGCCTGGTCGTTGACGATATCTGCCAGCGTTTGCAGGACGTAACGCAAGCGCTGGACGTGTTGCCTGCCGAAATTGTACGCCTGCGCAAGGTGCAGCATTTACGTCGCCGCATCCAGGCGACGCTCACGCGGCCGGACGACGCGCTGTGTTTGCTGCAGCTCCAGCCAACGGCGGCGGTTGCCGGGCTGCCGCGCGCGGCAGCGCTGGCGTTTATTGAGCGCTTTGAGCCGTTTACCCGTGAAGCGTACGCTGGCTCCGCGGGCTATCTTTCTCGTCAGCAGAGCGAATTTTGCGTCACGCTGCGATCGGCGAAAGTTGAAGACCGAACGGTACGCCTGTACGCAGGTGCCGGGATTGTCGACGGTTCCGACCCGGAGCAGGAGTGGCAGGAAATCGAAAATAAAGCGGCAGGGCTGCGCTCATTGTTGTTCTCTGAATAG
- a CDS encoding chemotaxis protein has translation MDNFQKEIDDRANLTLSNRFELLLFRLGKASQSDASELYGINVFKLREIVPMPSFTRPAGIKPPLMGMVNIRDQIIPVIDLAAVAGCTPSNGLNILLITEYARSVQAFAVESVENITRLDWTQIHTAEKAVNGKYITSIACLDDHQESNNLAMVIDVEQILYDITPSNHDLHAKELNPRKFNIKPGATAIVAEDSKVARAMLEKGLKAMDIPAQLHVTGKEAWEKIEHIAQQAAQEGVPVSDKIALVLTDLEMPEMDGFTLTRKIKTDPRLRNIPVVIHSSLSGNANEDHIRKVNADGYVTKFEINELASVIEQVLKAPGGKTDGALHAV, from the coding sequence ATGGATAATTTCCAGAAAGAGATCGACGACAGGGCTAATTTGACCCTGTCCAACCGTTTTGAGCTGCTGCTGTTCCGCCTGGGCAAAGCCTCACAGAGCGACGCCTCGGAGCTGTACGGTATCAACGTGTTTAAGCTGCGCGAAATCGTCCCGATGCCGAGCTTCACCCGCCCCGCAGGCATCAAGCCGCCGCTGATGGGGATGGTGAACATTCGCGATCAGATTATCCCGGTTATCGATCTCGCCGCCGTCGCCGGCTGCACCCCCAGCAACGGGCTGAATATCTTGCTGATCACCGAATATGCCCGCAGCGTGCAGGCCTTCGCCGTCGAGTCGGTAGAGAATATCACCCGCCTCGACTGGACGCAGATTCACACCGCCGAAAAAGCGGTAAACGGCAAGTACATTACCAGCATCGCCTGCCTGGACGATCACCAGGAGAGCAACAACCTCGCGATGGTTATCGACGTGGAGCAGATTCTTTACGACATCACCCCGTCAAATCACGATCTGCACGCGAAAGAGCTCAATCCGCGCAAATTCAATATTAAGCCGGGCGCAACCGCCATTGTGGCTGAAGATTCCAAAGTGGCGCGCGCGATGCTCGAAAAAGGGCTGAAGGCCATGGATATCCCGGCGCAGCTGCACGTCACCGGTAAAGAAGCGTGGGAGAAAATTGAGCATATCGCCCAGCAGGCGGCGCAAGAAGGTGTGCCGGTAAGCGACAAAATCGCCCTCGTGCTGACCGACCTTGAAATGCCGGAAATGGACGGTTTTACCCTGACCCGCAAGATTAAAACCGACCCGCGTCTGCGCAATATTCCGGTGGTGATCCACTCGTCGCTGTCGGGGAATGCCAATGAGGACCACATCCGCAAGGTGAACGCCGACGGCTACGTGACAAAATTTGAGATTAACGAGCTGGCCTCGGTGATTGAGCAGGTGCTAAAGGCACCGGGCGGTAAAACCGACGGCGCGCTGCACGCGGTGTAA
- the menH gene encoding 2-succinyl-6-hydroxy-2,4-cyclohexadiene-1-carboxylate synthase: MILHAVAERGDPAQPWLVFLHGFSGDRHEWRPVGERFSALNRLYIDLPGHGGSDNVQIGGFADMDKWLTATLLSYNILNYWLVGYSLGGRVAMHYACCSHPTGLAGVIVEGGHPGLADDAERAERWKNDQRWAKRFAQQPLATVFNAWYQQPVFASLTAVQRDALVALRQENNGVALAAMLLATSLAVQDDLRPALQTCAFPFHFLCGERDRKFRAIAESLARPCHIIRDAGHNAHRENPADVAACLAQILPANL; the protein is encoded by the coding sequence ATGATCCTCCATGCCGTCGCCGAGCGTGGCGACCCCGCGCAGCCGTGGCTGGTCTTTTTGCACGGTTTTTCTGGCGATCGCCACGAATGGCGTCCTGTGGGTGAGCGCTTCAGCGCGCTAAACCGCCTGTATATTGACCTTCCCGGACACGGCGGCTCGGACAATGTGCAGATAGGCGGCTTCGCTGACATGGACAAATGGCTCACGGCAACGCTGCTGAGTTACAACATACTCAACTACTGGCTGGTAGGGTACTCGCTGGGCGGCCGGGTGGCGATGCACTATGCCTGCTGTTCGCACCCGACAGGCCTGGCAGGCGTCATCGTCGAAGGCGGTCATCCCGGGCTCGCCGATGATGCCGAGCGCGCCGAACGCTGGAAAAACGACCAGCGGTGGGCGAAACGCTTTGCCCAGCAGCCGCTGGCGACGGTGTTTAACGCCTGGTATCAGCAGCCGGTGTTTGCCAGCCTGACCGCCGTACAGCGCGACGCTCTGGTGGCGCTGCGACAAGAAAACAACGGCGTGGCGCTGGCGGCAATGCTGCTGGCCACCTCGCTGGCGGTGCAGGACGATTTGCGGCCTGCGCTGCAAACCTGCGCTTTCCCATTCCACTTTCTTTGTGGCGAACGCGATCGTAAGTTTCGTGCTATTGCCGAATCGCTTGCGCGGCCTTGCCATATTATTCGTGATGCCGGACACAACGCACACCGGGAAAATCCCGCGGACGTGGCGGCGTGTCTGGCGCAGATTTTGCCTGCTAACTTATAG
- the menD gene encoding 2-succinyl-5-enolpyruvyl-6-hydroxy-3-cyclohexene-1-carboxylic-acid synthase → MSVSAFNRRWAAVILEALTRHGVRHVCIAPGSRSTPLTLAAAENRAFIHHTHFDERGLGHLALGLAKVSRAPVAVIVTSGTAVANLYPALIEAGLTGEKIILLTADRPPELIDCGANQAIRQPGMFASHPSHTVSLPRPSQDIPARWLVSVVDDALGALHAGGVHINCPFAEPLYGDMDETGLAWQQALGNWWQGEKPWLREALHQESAAQRDWFFWRQKRGVVVAGRMSAEEGKQVAEWAKTLGWPLIGDVLSQTGQPLPCADLWLGNPAAVNELRQAQIVVQIGSSLTGKRVLQWQLACEPDEYWLVDSLTGRLDPAHHRGRRLVCNIERWLEQHPAEKRAPWATVIPAISAQAWQTVAAHGDRFGEAQLAHRIHRYLPQQGQLFVGNSLVVRLIDALGQLPAGYPVYSNRGASGIDGLISTAAGVQRASARPTLAIVGDLSALYDLNGLALLRQVSAPMVLIVVNNNGGQIFSLLPTPVEERERFYAMPQNVHFEHAAKMFGLNYHQPQSWSELESALGAAWRAPATTVIELVVNDTDGAQTLQQLLAQVSQL, encoded by the coding sequence ATGTCAGTAAGCGCATTTAACCGACGCTGGGCGGCGGTGATTCTGGAAGCATTAACCCGTCACGGCGTGCGGCACGTTTGCATCGCGCCCGGGTCACGTTCAACACCGCTCACCCTGGCGGCGGCGGAAAACCGCGCCTTTATCCATCATACCCATTTCGATGAACGCGGCCTTGGGCACCTGGCGCTGGGGCTGGCGAAGGTGAGCCGAGCGCCGGTCGCGGTGATCGTCACCTCGGGGACTGCCGTGGCGAACCTCTATCCGGCGCTCATTGAAGCGGGCCTGACCGGTGAAAAAATTATTCTGCTGACCGCCGACCGCCCGCCGGAGCTGATTGACTGCGGCGCAAATCAGGCTATTCGCCAGCCGGGGATGTTTGCCTCACACCCGTCGCATACCGTTTCGCTGCCGCGCCCGAGTCAGGACATCCCTGCTCGCTGGCTGGTATCGGTGGTTGACGATGCGCTGGGAGCGCTACACGCCGGCGGCGTGCATATTAACTGCCCGTTTGCCGAGCCGCTGTACGGCGACATGGATGAAACCGGCCTTGCCTGGCAGCAGGCGCTGGGAAACTGGTGGCAGGGGGAAAAACCCTGGCTGCGCGAGGCGCTGCATCAGGAAAGCGCGGCCCAGCGCGACTGGTTCTTCTGGCGACAGAAGCGCGGTGTGGTGGTGGCCGGGCGCATGAGCGCCGAAGAAGGCAAGCAGGTGGCCGAGTGGGCGAAAACCCTGGGCTGGCCGCTGATTGGCGACGTGCTGTCGCAAACCGGGCAGCCGCTGCCCTGCGCCGATCTCTGGCTGGGCAACCCGGCGGCGGTGAACGAGCTGCGTCAGGCGCAGATCGTGGTGCAAATCGGCAGCAGCCTGACCGGTAAACGCGTACTGCAATGGCAGCTTGCCTGCGAGCCGGATGAGTACTGGCTGGTGGACTCGCTTACGGGCCGTCTGGATCCGGCGCACCATCGCGGGCGTCGTCTGGTATGCAACATTGAGCGCTGGCTGGAACAGCATCCGGCGGAAAAACGCGCGCCGTGGGCCACCGTGATTCCTGCTATCTCCGCGCAGGCCTGGCAGACGGTTGCCGCGCACGGCGACCGCTTCGGCGAGGCGCAGCTGGCGCACCGTATTCATCGTTATCTTCCGCAACAGGGGCAGCTGTTTGTCGGCAACAGTCTCGTGGTGCGCCTGATTGACGCTTTAGGCCAGCTGCCCGCGGGGTACCCGGTCTACAGCAATCGCGGCGCCAGCGGTATCGATGGGCTGATTTCCACGGCTGCGGGCGTGCAGCGAGCCAGCGCGCGGCCAACGCTGGCGATCGTCGGCGATCTTTCCGCGTTGTACGATCTTAACGGTCTGGCGCTGCTGCGCCAGGTCTCGGCGCCGATGGTACTGATTGTGGTGAACAACAACGGCGGGCAGATTTTCTCCCTGCTCCCCACGCCAGTGGAAGAGCGCGAGCGCTTTTACGCTATGCCGCAGAACGTTCATTTTGAACACGCGGCGAAAATGTTTGGTCTGAACTACCATCAGCCGCAGAGCTGGAGTGAGCTGGAGTCGGCGCTCGGCGCGGCCTGGCGCGCACCGGCGACGACGGTGATTGAACTGGTGGTGAACGACACCGACGGGGCACAAACGCTACAGCAGCTGCTGGCGCAGGTGAGCCAACTATGA
- the rbn gene encoding ribonuclease BN codes for MQLTFLGTSAGVPTRTRNVTAMLLNLQHPTQPGLWLFDCGEGTQHQLLHTAFNPGKIERIFISHLHGDHLFGLPGLICSRSMAGSAQPLTLYGPKGLAEFVDATLRLSGSWTDFPLDVVEISAGEILDDGLRKVTAYPLNHPVECYGFRVEEHDKPGALDARRLIADGVPSGPLFQKLKAGERVTLADGRIIDGAHYLAPATPGKKIAIFGDTAPCDAALALARDVDLMVHEATLEAAMAEKANSRGHSSSEQTAQLARAANAKRLIVTHVSSRYDAEGCRRLLAECRHIFPDCELADDFATFTLA; via the coding sequence ATGCAATTGACTTTTTTAGGCACTTCCGCGGGTGTGCCAACGCGTACTCGCAACGTAACAGCAATGCTGCTGAATCTGCAACACCCCACGCAGCCGGGACTGTGGCTTTTCGACTGCGGCGAAGGAACCCAGCACCAGTTGCTGCATACGGCGTTCAACCCGGGAAAAATTGAGCGGATTTTTATCAGCCACCTGCACGGCGATCATCTTTTCGGCCTGCCAGGGCTGATTTGCAGCCGCTCGATGGCCGGTAGCGCCCAGCCGCTGACGCTATATGGCCCGAAAGGGCTCGCTGAGTTTGTCGACGCTACGCTGCGGCTAAGCGGCTCATGGACCGATTTCCCGTTGGACGTGGTGGAAATCAGCGCCGGTGAGATTCTGGACGATGGTCTGCGCAAAGTGACCGCCTACCCGCTCAATCATCCGGTCGAGTGCTACGGCTTTCGCGTGGAAGAGCACGACAAGCCCGGCGCGCTGGACGCCAGGCGGCTGATTGCCGACGGCGTGCCCTCCGGCCCGCTGTTCCAGAAGCTTAAAGCGGGCGAACGCGTCACGCTGGCAGACGGCCGGATTATCGACGGCGCCCATTATCTTGCGCCGGCAACACCCGGCAAGAAAATCGCTATTTTTGGCGATACCGCCCCCTGCGATGCGGCGCTGGCGCTGGCCCGTGACGTCGATCTGATGGTTCATGAAGCCACGCTGGAGGCCGCGATGGCGGAAAAAGCCAATAGTCGCGGCCATTCGTCGAGTGAACAAACCGCACAGCTGGCGCGAGCGGCTAACGCCAAACGGCTGATCGTCACTCACGTCAGCTCGCGATACGATGCCGAAGGCTGCCGCCGCCTGCTGGCCGAGTGCCGACATATTTTCCCGGACTGCGAGCTGGCCGACGATTTCGCCACCTTCACGCTGGCATAA
- the menE gene encoding o-succinylbenzoate--CoA ligase has translation MTFTNWPWRHWCAQRGAAAALRFDDETLSWSTLCQRVDSLAAGLQAQGVRAGDGVALCARNHPQAVLAWLALLQCGARILPLNPRLPASLVSELLPGLTLSHVLNLDGEAHYDLPVLRLRSARQYHDVGWQAERLASMTLTSGSTGLPKAAVHRCAAHLASAEGVLSLMPFSEGDCWLLSLPLFHVSGQGIFWRWLFAGAQMAVSERPLADALSGCTHASLVPTQLWRLFNDRQPLSLKAVLLGGAAIPAALTEQAAARGIRTFCGYGLTEFASTVCAREANGGDDVGTPLPGREMRLVEGEIWLRATSMAAGYWRDGALVPLVNAEGWFATRDRGELHDGRLRVIGRLDNLFFSGGEGVQPEAVERVIAQHPAVNQVFIVPVDDAEFGQRPVAVVDGEAALDLPALAAWAKDKLAGFQQPCRWLRLPETMKGSGIKVSRHQLSLWVAAKFAA, from the coding sequence GTGACCTTCACAAACTGGCCGTGGCGTCACTGGTGCGCGCAGCGCGGCGCGGCGGCGGCGCTGCGTTTTGATGACGAGACGCTGAGCTGGTCCACGCTGTGCCAGCGCGTTGACTCGCTGGCCGCCGGTTTGCAGGCACAGGGTGTCAGGGCAGGGGACGGCGTGGCGCTGTGCGCCCGCAACCATCCTCAGGCGGTGCTGGCCTGGCTGGCGCTGCTCCAGTGCGGCGCCCGCATTTTACCGCTCAACCCGCGTCTGCCCGCGTCTCTGGTCAGTGAACTGCTGCCGGGGCTGACCCTCAGCCATGTGCTTAATCTCGACGGCGAGGCGCACTACGATTTGCCTGTGCTGCGGCTGCGTAGCGCGCGCCAGTACCACGATGTTGGCTGGCAGGCTGAACGGCTGGCCTCCATGACGCTGACCTCCGGCTCGACCGGGCTGCCAAAAGCGGCGGTTCACCGCTGCGCCGCGCATCTGGCGAGTGCGGAAGGCGTGCTGAGCCTGATGCCGTTTAGCGAAGGCGATTGCTGGCTGCTGTCGCTGCCGTTGTTCCACGTGTCCGGGCAGGGGATCTTCTGGCGCTGGCTGTTTGCCGGTGCGCAGATGGCGGTGAGTGAACGCCCGCTGGCCGATGCGCTGTCAGGCTGCACGCATGCTTCTCTGGTGCCTACGCAGCTGTGGCGGCTGTTTAACGACCGGCAGCCGCTCTCGCTCAAGGCGGTGTTATTAGGCGGCGCGGCGATTCCTGCGGCGTTGACGGAACAGGCAGCCGCTCGGGGGATCCGCACCTTCTGCGGCTACGGCCTGACCGAGTTTGCGTCGACCGTTTGTGCCCGCGAGGCCAACGGCGGCGATGACGTGGGTACGCCGCTGCCCGGCCGCGAGATGCGGCTGGTTGAGGGCGAAATCTGGCTCCGTGCGACCAGCATGGCGGCGGGCTACTGGCGTGACGGTGCGCTCGTGCCGCTGGTTAATGCCGAGGGGTGGTTCGCGACTCGCGACCGCGGTGAGCTGCATGATGGCCGCCTGCGGGTAATAGGACGGCTGGATAACCTGTTTTTCAGCGGCGGTGAAGGTGTTCAGCCGGAAGCGGTTGAGCGCGTTATTGCCCAGCACCCAGCGGTCAATCAGGTGTTTATCGTGCCGGTGGACGACGCCGAGTTTGGCCAGCGTCCGGTGGCGGTAGTGGACGGTGAAGCCGCGCTGGACTTGCCTGCGCTGGCCGCATGGGCCAAAGATAAACTGGCCGGTTTTCAGCAGCCCTGCCGCTGGCTACGGCTGCCCGAAACGATGAAAGGGAGCGGGATAAAAGTTTCTCGTCATCAGCTCAGTCTCTGGGTTGCCGCGAAGTTTGCCGCATAA
- a CDS encoding GNAT family N-acetyltransferase, with protein MICWQDLHHSELTVPALYALLKLRCEVFVVEQTCPYLDVDGDDLVGENRHLLGWKDDRLVAYARILVSEETLEPVTVGRVIVSADVRGERLGHQLMARAVDACLQRWPQRALYLGAQAHLRDFYAQFGFVAVTDVYDEDGIPHVGMAREVTRA; from the coding sequence ATGATTTGCTGGCAAGATTTGCACCATTCTGAATTAACCGTCCCGGCGCTGTATGCGCTGCTAAAGCTGCGTTGTGAAGTGTTTGTGGTGGAGCAAACCTGCCCGTATCTTGATGTCGACGGCGACGATCTGGTCGGCGAGAACCGCCATCTGCTGGGCTGGAAGGACGACAGGCTGGTGGCCTACGCGCGCATTCTGGTGAGTGAAGAAACGCTCGAACCGGTGACTGTCGGCCGGGTGATCGTCAGTGCTGACGTTCGCGGCGAGCGGCTGGGGCATCAGCTGATGGCCCGCGCCGTCGACGCTTGCCTGCAACGCTGGCCGCAGCGCGCGCTGTATCTCGGTGCCCAGGCACACCTGCGTGACTTTTACGCTCAGTTTGGTTTTGTCGCCGTCACCGATGTGTATGACGAAGACGGCATTCCGCACGTCGGTATGGCGCGTGAGGTGACCCGCGCATAG
- the menC gene encoding o-succinylbenzoate synthase — protein sequence MRRAQVYRWQIPMDAGVVLRERRLKTRDGLFVYLRDGERDGWGEVSPLPGFSHETLDDAQSALLAWTNAWRQDDAAPLPEMPSVAFGISCALAEINDELPQEADFRAAPLCTGDPDELVLKLAEMPGEKVAKVKVGLYEAVRDGMVVNLLLEAIPELTLRLDANRAWTPLKAQQFAKYVDPAHRARIAFLEEPCKTREDSRAFAQETGIAIAWDESLREADFRFEAEPGLRAVVIKPTLTGSLARVKAQVAAAHALGLTAVISSSLESSLGLTQLARIAAWLTPQTVPGLDTLDLMQTQLIRCWPHSALPCGAIEDMEPLL from the coding sequence ATGCGTCGCGCCCAGGTTTACCGCTGGCAGATCCCGATGGACGCGGGCGTGGTTCTGCGCGAGCGGCGGCTGAAAACCCGCGACGGGCTGTTCGTCTACCTGCGTGACGGCGAGCGTGACGGCTGGGGCGAAGTGTCCCCGCTGCCGGGCTTCAGCCACGAAACGCTGGACGACGCGCAGTCGGCGCTGCTGGCCTGGACAAACGCGTGGCGTCAGGATGACGCCGCGCCGCTGCCTGAGATGCCCTCCGTGGCGTTTGGTATCAGTTGCGCACTGGCCGAAATCAACGATGAACTGCCGCAGGAAGCGGATTTTCGCGCCGCGCCGCTGTGTACCGGCGACCCTGATGAACTGGTGCTCAAGCTTGCTGAGATGCCTGGTGAGAAAGTCGCCAAAGTGAAAGTGGGTCTGTACGAAGCGGTTCGCGATGGCATGGTGGTGAATCTGCTGCTGGAAGCCATTCCGGAGCTGACGCTGCGTCTTGACGCCAATCGCGCCTGGACGCCGCTGAAGGCGCAGCAGTTCGCTAAATACGTTGACCCGGCGCATCGCGCGCGCATCGCTTTTCTTGAAGAGCCGTGTAAAACCCGCGAGGATTCGCGCGCCTTTGCGCAGGAAACCGGCATCGCCATTGCCTGGGATGAAAGCCTGCGCGAGGCGGATTTTCGCTTTGAAGCCGAGCCGGGGCTGCGGGCGGTGGTGATTAAACCGACGCTGACCGGCAGCCTGGCGCGGGTGAAAGCGCAGGTGGCGGCCGCCCATGCGCTGGGCCTGACGGCGGTTATCAGCTCTTCGCTGGAGTCCAGCCTTGGCCTCACGCAGCTGGCGCGTATCGCGGCCTGGCTGACGCCGCAGACCGTACCGGGTCTCGATACGCTGGATTTGATGCAGACCCAGCTGATTCGCTGCTGGCCGCACAGCGCGCTGCCGTGCGGTGCGATTGAGGATATGGAGCCGCTGCTGTGA
- a CDS encoding alpha/beta hydrolase: MLVKWTKRMVLFVVFVLLGVLGTRIYDIQSKPPLQLWHTFVPHDMQAPAIDNTTWDGYIRAENRLFADVRANVTDKLPASQQASFNRYFAQSPLYPGHFSMDWNRSVVLKPQGQPKGAVVLLHGLTDTPYSMRHIAMHYQQLGYVAVAIRLPAHGTVPGALTDVAWQDWLAATRLAVREAKALSGKDRPLHLVGYSNGGALAMKYALDALDDPTLDRPQQVVLISPMIGITSFARFAGVAGWPAVFPAFAKAAWLGIVPEYNPFKYNSFPVNAARQSYALTQALQKQIAAGARQHKLSALPPILTFQSVMDSTVSSDAVLTGLYERLTANGSELVLFDLNQAATVTPLLRASSSAALSRLLPAPPRQYGVTVVANVEPTTTQTEARTTEAGQMNARVAPLGIDYPRDVYSLSHIALPFPVTDSLYGREPQPRNQYGISLGTVAARGERGAMVVELDALMRMSSNPFFPYMIGRIDRTIAR; encoded by the coding sequence ATGCTGGTGAAATGGACTAAGCGCATGGTTTTATTTGTTGTTTTTGTGCTGCTCGGCGTGCTGGGGACGCGGATTTACGACATTCAAAGCAAACCGCCTCTCCAGCTGTGGCATACCTTTGTGCCGCACGACATGCAGGCTCCGGCCATCGATAATACAACCTGGGACGGCTACATCCGCGCGGAAAATCGGCTTTTCGCTGACGTTCGCGCCAACGTAACCGACAAATTGCCCGCCAGCCAGCAGGCGTCGTTTAACCGCTATTTTGCGCAAAGCCCGCTTTATCCCGGTCATTTTTCCATGGACTGGAACCGTTCTGTCGTTCTGAAGCCGCAGGGGCAGCCAAAAGGTGCGGTGGTCTTGCTGCATGGGCTAACCGATACGCCCTACAGCATGCGACATATTGCGATGCACTATCAGCAACTGGGCTACGTGGCCGTGGCCATTCGTCTGCCCGCGCACGGCACGGTACCCGGGGCGTTAACGGATGTGGCGTGGCAGGACTGGCTGGCCGCTACGCGGCTGGCGGTAAGAGAAGCGAAGGCGCTGAGCGGTAAGGATCGCCCGCTGCATCTGGTGGGTTACTCCAACGGCGGGGCGCTGGCGATGAAATATGCACTGGATGCGTTGGATGACCCGACGCTGGACAGGCCGCAGCAGGTGGTCCTGATTTCGCCGATGATCGGCATTACGTCGTTCGCCCGTTTTGCCGGCGTTGCCGGTTGGCCGGCGGTCTTCCCGGCGTTTGCAAAAGCGGCGTGGCTCGGCATTGTCCCTGAGTATAACCCGTTCAAATATAATTCGTTCCCGGTCAACGCCGCACGTCAGTCGTATGCGCTCACCCAGGCGTTGCAAAAGCAAATAGCGGCAGGGGCGCGACAGCATAAGCTGAGCGCGCTGCCGCCGATTTTGACCTTCCAGTCGGTGATGGATTCGACGGTCAGCAGTGACGCGGTGCTGACCGGCTTATACGAGCGGCTTACTGCCAACGGCAGCGAGCTGGTGCTGTTTGACCTTAACCAGGCCGCGACCGTGACGCCGCTGCTGCGCGCGTCATCCAGTGCGGCGCTTTCACGGCTGCTGCCCGCGCCGCCGCGTCAATACGGCGTGACCGTTGTGGCGAACGTTGAGCCTACCACCACCCAAACCGAGGCCCGCACCACCGAGGCCGGGCAGATGAATGCGCGCGTGGCGCCGCTGGGCATTGATTATCCGCGCGATGTTTACTCGCTTTCGCATATTGCGCTGCCGTTCCCGGTGACGGATTCCCTGTACGGTCGCGAGCCTCAGCCGCGCAATCAGTATGGTATTAGCCTGGGGACCGTGGCCGCGCGCGGCGAACGCGGGGCGATGGTGGTTGAACTGGATGCCCTGATGCGCATGTCGTCCAACCCCTTCTTCCCGTACATGATAGGCCGTATCGATCGGACCATTGCCCGTTAA